A DNA window from Planctomycetota bacterium contains the following coding sequences:
- a CDS encoding ion channel produces the protein MTRFRFAYLLAALILIAFVRPFIEASVLGVGVADVLLFGTLLAGAFAVAGKCWHLIVVAGLGVASALSQGLFLLTSNHVAARVFLLVTLAFYFVVGVLLLVAMFDGRRVTADTICQAMSVYLLLGLIGAMAYALLESVVPGSFSFPAGAAEPDRFDRFLGFSFVTLTTLGYGNISPASPRADALTTLQAAAGQIYLAIVVARLVGVQIGQTSADPLKDEPS, from the coding sequence GTGACGCGGTTTCGCTTTGCTTATTTGTTGGCGGCGTTGATCCTGATCGCGTTCGTTCGGCCGTTCATCGAGGCGAGTGTGTTGGGTGTCGGCGTGGCGGACGTGCTGCTGTTCGGGACGCTGCTCGCCGGTGCGTTCGCGGTCGCGGGGAAGTGTTGGCACTTGATCGTCGTCGCGGGTCTCGGCGTCGCGTCGGCCCTTTCGCAGGGGTTGTTTCTGTTGACGTCCAACCATGTCGCGGCGCGGGTGTTTCTGCTTGTGACGTTGGCGTTCTACTTCGTGGTCGGCGTGCTGCTGTTGGTCGCGATGTTCGACGGCCGACGCGTCACTGCCGACACAATCTGCCAGGCGATGTCGGTCTACCTGCTGCTCGGGCTAATCGGCGCGATGGCTTACGCACTGCTCGAGAGCGTCGTGCCCGGCTCGTTCAGCTTCCCCGCCGGTGCCGCCGAGCCCGACCGGTTCGATCGCTTCCTTGGCTTCAGCTTCGTCACGCTCACCACCCTTGGCTACGGCAACATCTCCCCCGCCTCGCCCCGCGCCGACGCGCTGACCACCCTCCAAGCCGCCGCCGGCCAGATCTACCTCGCCATCGTCGTCGCGCGCCTCGTCGGCGTGCAGATCGGACAAACCAGCGCCGACCCACTCAAAGATGAACCGTCATGA
- a CDS encoding multidrug efflux RND transporter permease subunit, translating into MLSKFFIYRPIFATVLSLVIIVAGLTSLMGLPIAAYPDMAPQTISVKAIYPGADAQTLATTVATPIEQEVNGVEGMLYMKSTSSGDGTYTLNVTFETGTDLDIAAVQVQNRVSAAESSLPEEVRRMGIKTEKRMPDFAQMVSVTSDDPKFDDIFLSNFATLRLRDQLQRVNGVGGVSVFGAADYAMRVWINPEKLQARGITANDVLGAIREQNVQVAAGTIGQPPADAGTPFQFAVTAQGRLLDEAEFGNIVVRTTDDGRQVFVRDVARLELGAANYVMESKVDQKPAAVLAIFQLPGANLIEISDGIQALIDELSPTFPEGVDVAITYDAADQVRASISEIVTTLFIAAALVILTVLVFLQDFRATLIPAVTIPVSLIGTFAVMALLGFSLNTLTLFGLVLAIGIVVDDAIVVVENVARNLAETDLLPKEAAAKAMAEVTGPIVATTLVLLAVFVPTSFMGGLTGVMYNQFGLTIAAATVFSSINALTLSPALCGVLMRKYTGKKNPLFRAFDAAIEGSTKGYTKVVTQAVRKAAIAMVVFIGLSVAGVFGFMGLPTGFVPDEDQGILMAQVVLPDAASRERTRAVTDQVNALLADTDGVRSAIQIGGFSLIDNVANPNVASYIIALENWDDRAQTQAEILGGLQGKLFGVMDGVAFAFGTPPIPGVGLAGGFDMQVQDRTGVGVDALQSATAGLVEAAGSQSNVQGVSTSFRATVPQLFVDVDREKVQQLGLDLDTVYGTLQTNLGGSYANDFNTFGRTFQVQVQADASFRSTPDDILKLRVRNDDGEPVPLSAVATVEQRFGPSFISRYNLYPSASVSGSGAPGVSSGQALNLMEDIAAQTLPASIGYEWTGLSFQEKQASGSVLLIFGLSMLLVYLTLAAQYESWTLPVAVLLAVPLGLLGVAGGAFVRGYDNNTYTQIGVVLLIALVSKNAILIIEFAREKRSEGLSPADAAIEAARLRFRPILMTAFSFILGTAPLVIATGAGAGARTALGTAVFFGLILATIFGVILTPAIYRVVQGTSERFRRTPA; encoded by the coding sequence ATGCTGTCGAAGTTCTTCATCTACCGACCGATCTTCGCGACGGTGTTGTCGCTGGTCATCATCGTGGCCGGGCTGACCTCGCTGATGGGGCTGCCCATCGCGGCGTACCCGGACATGGCCCCGCAGACGATCTCGGTCAAGGCGATCTATCCCGGTGCCGACGCGCAGACCCTCGCGACCACCGTCGCCACGCCCATCGAGCAGGAGGTCAACGGCGTCGAGGGCATGCTCTACATGAAGAGCACCTCTTCGGGCGACGGCACCTACACGCTCAACGTCACTTTCGAGACCGGCACCGATCTCGACATCGCCGCGGTTCAGGTGCAGAACCGTGTGTCGGCCGCCGAGTCGTCGCTGCCTGAGGAAGTGCGGCGGATGGGCATCAAGACCGAGAAGCGGATGCCCGACTTCGCCCAGATGGTCAGCGTGACCTCGGACGATCCGAAGTTCGACGACATCTTCCTGAGCAACTTCGCCACGCTGCGGCTACGCGACCAACTGCAGCGCGTGAACGGCGTCGGCGGCGTGAGTGTGTTCGGCGCGGCCGACTACGCGATGCGGGTGTGGATCAACCCCGAGAAGCTGCAGGCGCGCGGGATCACGGCCAACGACGTGCTGGGCGCGATCCGCGAGCAGAACGTGCAGGTCGCCGCCGGCACCATCGGCCAGCCGCCCGCCGACGCCGGCACGCCGTTCCAGTTCGCCGTCACCGCACAAGGCCGGCTGCTCGACGAGGCCGAGTTCGGCAACATCGTCGTCCGCACCACCGACGACGGCCGGCAGGTCTTCGTCCGCGATGTCGCCCGCCTCGAACTGGGCGCGGCCAACTACGTGATGGAGTCGAAAGTCGACCAGAAACCCGCGGCGGTGCTGGCGATCTTTCAGCTGCCCGGCGCGAACCTGATCGAGATCTCCGACGGCATCCAGGCGTTGATCGACGAGCTGAGCCCGACGTTTCCCGAGGGCGTGGATGTGGCGATCACCTACGACGCGGCCGACCAAGTGCGGGCGTCGATCAGCGAGATCGTCACGACGCTGTTCATCGCCGCGGCATTGGTGATCCTCACGGTGCTGGTGTTCCTGCAGGACTTCCGAGCGACGCTCATCCCCGCGGTGACGATCCCGGTCTCGCTCATTGGCACGTTCGCGGTGATGGCGCTGCTGGGCTTCTCGCTCAACACGCTCACGCTGTTCGGCTTGGTGCTCGCGATCGGCATCGTCGTCGACGACGCGATCGTGGTCGTGGAGAACGTCGCCCGCAACCTCGCCGAGACCGACCTCTTGCCCAAGGAAGCCGCGGCCAAGGCGATGGCGGAAGTCACCGGGCCGATCGTCGCGACGACGCTGGTGCTGCTGGCGGTGTTCGTGCCGACCAGCTTCATGGGCGGGCTGACGGGCGTGATGTACAACCAGTTCGGCCTGACCATCGCGGCCGCGACCGTCTTCAGCTCCATCAACGCCCTCACGCTCAGCCCCGCGCTCTGCGGCGTGCTCATGCGGAAGTACACCGGCAAGAAGAACCCGCTGTTTCGCGCCTTCGACGCCGCGATCGAAGGCTCGACCAAGGGCTACACCAAGGTCGTCACGCAGGCGGTCCGCAAGGCCGCGATCGCGATGGTCGTATTCATCGGCCTGAGCGTCGCGGGCGTCTTCGGCTTCATGGGACTGCCGACCGGGTTCGTGCCGGACGAGGATCAGGGCATCCTGATGGCGCAGGTCGTCCTGCCCGACGCCGCGTCGCGCGAACGGACCCGCGCCGTCACCGATCAGGTCAACGCACTCCTCGCCGACACCGACGGCGTCCGCTCGGCCATCCAGATCGGCGGCTTCTCGCTCATCGACAACGTCGCCAACCCCAACGTCGCGTCGTACATCATCGCGCTGGAGAACTGGGACGACCGTGCGCAAACCCAGGCGGAGATCCTCGGCGGTTTGCAGGGCAAGCTGTTCGGCGTAATGGACGGCGTCGCATTCGCGTTCGGGACGCCGCCGATTCCCGGCGTTGGGCTCGCCGGCGGATTCGACATGCAGGTGCAGGATCGCACCGGCGTCGGCGTCGACGCGCTGCAGTCCGCAACCGCCGGCCTCGTCGAAGCGGCCGGCTCGCAGTCGAACGTGCAAGGCGTCTCCACATCCTTCCGCGCGACCGTGCCGCAGCTGTTCGTCGACGTCGACCGTGAGAAAGTCCAACAGCTCGGCCTCGACCTCGACACCGTCTACGGCACGCTCCAAACGAACCTCGGCGGCAGCTACGCCAACGACTTCAACACCTTCGGCCGCACGTTCCAGGTGCAGGTGCAGGCCGACGCGAGCTTCCGCTCCACGCCCGACGACATCCTCAAGCTCCGCGTTCGCAACGACGATGGCGAGCCGGTGCCGCTGTCGGCGGTCGCGACGGTCGAGCAGCGGTTCGGGCCGTCGTTCATCAGCCGGTACAACCTCTATCCGTCCGCGTCGGTCTCGGGCAGCGGCGCACCGGGCGTGTCGTCCGGTCAGGCGCTGAACCTGATGGAAGACATCGCCGCCCAAACGCTGCCCGCGTCGATCGGCTACGAGTGGACCGGACTGTCGTTCCAGGAGAAGCAGGCCAGCGGCAGTGTGCTCCTGATCTTCGGGCTGTCGATGTTGCTGGTGTACCTGACGCTCGCAGCACAGTACGAGTCGTGGACGTTGCCGGTCGCCGTGTTGCTCGCGGTGCCGCTGGGGCTGCTCGGCGTGGCGGGCGGTGCGTTTGTGCGCGGGTACGACAACAACACGTACACGCAGATCGGCGTGGTGTTGCTGATCGCGCTGGTGAGCAAGAACGCCATCCTGATCATCGAGTTCGCGCGGGAGAAACGCAGCGAGGGACTGTCGCCCGCGGATGCCGCGATCGAGGCGGCCCGCTTGCGCTTCCGGCCGATCCTGATGACGGCGTTCTCGTTCATCCTCGGCACCGCCCCGCTGGTCATCGCAACCGGCGCGGGCGCCGGCGCACGCACCGCGCTCGGCACCGCCGTGTTCTTCGGCCTGATCCTCGCGACGATCTTCGGCGTAATCCTCACCCCCGCGATCTACCGCGTCGTGCAAGGCACCAGCGAGCGCTTCCGAAGGACGCCGGCGTGA
- a CDS encoding efflux RND transporter periplasmic adaptor subunit, which produces MTIAIAGGLAAGCDNSNEFQAPPPPPVVVSQPQQRSVIDYATFTGTTSAADSVDIRAQVGGIIDDVPVDDGAPVEEGDLLFVINAESYTAARDAAQAQLDQAKAKQALADAKAQRIERSAADGAVSQLQAIEARAEAEVANAAVTVAERELAIKQLDLDYATVEAPRKGRIRKAGLGVGDLVAPSGDGGLLGTIFDDSEITVAFTVPDRVYLTAIRRAGGDESRRPPLIELGTEIDDGYPYTGGITYADPIVDEQTGTVRVEATVQNPDRQLVGGLFVRVRMPVETLPSAIVVPQVAIARDQVGPYVLVVGEGNVVERRDVELGGVDGADRVVRSGLSAEDSIVVSGLMRARPGAPVTPIPAESE; this is translated from the coding sequence GCTTGCCGCGGGTTGTGACAACTCTAACGAGTTCCAGGCCCCGCCGCCCCCGCCGGTGGTCGTGAGCCAGCCGCAGCAGCGCAGCGTGATCGACTACGCCACCTTCACCGGTACCACGTCCGCCGCCGACAGCGTCGACATCCGCGCGCAGGTCGGCGGGATCATCGACGACGTGCCCGTTGACGACGGCGCACCTGTCGAGGAAGGCGATCTGTTGTTCGTCATCAACGCCGAGAGCTACACCGCCGCCCGCGATGCGGCCCAAGCGCAGCTCGACCAGGCCAAGGCCAAGCAAGCCCTCGCCGACGCCAAGGCCCAGCGGATCGAGCGGTCGGCCGCCGACGGTGCGGTTTCGCAACTGCAAGCCATCGAGGCCCGCGCCGAAGCCGAGGTCGCCAACGCCGCCGTCACCGTCGCCGAGCGGGAGCTGGCGATCAAGCAACTCGACCTCGACTACGCCACCGTCGAAGCCCCACGCAAGGGTCGCATTCGCAAGGCCGGCCTCGGCGTCGGTGATCTGGTCGCGCCCTCCGGCGACGGCGGCCTGCTCGGCACCATCTTTGACGACAGCGAGATCACCGTCGCCTTCACCGTCCCAGACCGCGTCTACCTCACCGCCATCCGCCGCGCGGGCGGCGACGAGTCACGCCGGCCGCCGCTCATCGAACTCGGCACCGAGATCGACGACGGCTACCCGTACACCGGCGGGATCACCTACGCCGACCCGATCGTCGACGAACAGACCGGCACCGTCCGCGTCGAGGCAACCGTCCAGAACCCGGACCGGCAACTCGTCGGCGGCTTGTTCGTGCGGGTCCGCATGCCGGTCGAGACGTTGCCGAGCGCGATCGTCGTGCCGCAGGTTGCGATCGCACGGGATCAGGTCGGGCCGTATGTGCTGGTCGTGGGGGAGGGGAACGTGGTCGAGCGGCGGGACGTGGAGTTGGGCGGCGTGGACGGGGCTGACCGCGTGGTCCGCAGCGGCCTCTCGGCCGAAGACAGCATCGTCGTCAGCGGCCTGATGCGTGCCCGCCCCGGCGCACCGGTCACCCCCATCCCCGCCGAGTCCGAGTAA